A region from the Sandaracinus amylolyticus genome encodes:
- a CDS encoding FAD-dependent oxidoreductase, whose translation MIDVLVVGAGIAGLSAALAASRAGAKVLVIDGGAGATALSGGAWDVATTHDPFATPRMLDRALDAHRDPAHPWSRLPRALSREAILESHQALSDALSIYPPLGAHVDGALAATELGLMRRAALVQHAVLDLAPIPNARIAVAWMRALRSFDGPFLAASLNEQAVRAGDARRFVAVEVELFRRAGDVTLLPHEIAALLDAGDARRRLVTTLSRALGGASFDAVLVPPLLGLEDDRVRALVETGIELPIGEVVESLAGAQALRLARRITVALERASITRREARVARVTGSEVHLTDGTTLRAGAVVLATGKHVGGGVVSASHELREPLADLPLYARGRALPLISSARGRDPRALYGDDPFTPGAGFSLGVGWDASMRALDAHGTPRSRDLFVCGALLDGTHPSDGTGMGVAAATGWIAGTRAATS comes from the coding sequence GTGATCGACGTGCTCGTCGTCGGCGCGGGCATCGCGGGGCTGTCCGCGGCGCTCGCGGCGTCGCGCGCCGGCGCGAAGGTGCTCGTGATCGATGGCGGCGCCGGCGCGACCGCGCTGAGCGGCGGCGCGTGGGACGTCGCGACCACGCACGATCCCTTCGCCACACCGCGCATGCTCGACCGCGCGCTCGACGCCCATCGCGACCCTGCGCATCCGTGGTCGCGACTTCCCCGTGCGCTCTCGCGCGAGGCGATCCTTGAGTCACACCAAGCGCTCTCCGACGCGCTCTCGATCTACCCGCCGCTCGGCGCGCACGTCGACGGCGCGCTCGCCGCGACCGAGCTCGGCCTGATGCGCCGCGCCGCGCTCGTGCAGCACGCCGTGCTCGATCTCGCGCCCATCCCGAACGCGCGCATCGCCGTGGCGTGGATGCGCGCGCTGCGCTCGTTCGACGGCCCCTTCCTCGCGGCCTCGCTCAACGAGCAGGCGGTGCGCGCCGGCGACGCGCGTCGCTTCGTCGCGGTCGAGGTCGAGCTCTTCCGACGCGCCGGCGACGTCACGCTGCTCCCTCACGAGATCGCCGCGCTGCTCGATGCCGGCGACGCGCGTCGTCGTCTCGTCACCACGCTCTCGCGCGCGCTCGGGGGCGCGTCGTTCGATGCGGTGCTCGTGCCGCCGCTCCTCGGGCTCGAGGACGATCGCGTCCGCGCGCTCGTCGAGACCGGGATCGAGCTGCCGATCGGCGAGGTCGTCGAGTCGCTCGCCGGCGCGCAGGCGCTGCGTCTCGCGCGGCGCATCACCGTCGCGCTCGAGCGCGCGTCGATCACGCGCCGTGAAGCGCGCGTCGCTCGCGTGACGGGCTCCGAGGTGCATCTCACCGACGGCACGACGCTCCGTGCAGGCGCGGTCGTGCTCGCGACCGGCAAGCACGTCGGTGGGGGTGTCGTGAGCGCCTCGCACGAGCTGCGCGAGCCCCTCGCCGATCTCCCGCTCTACGCGCGCGGCCGCGCGCTCCCGCTGATCTCGAGCGCGCGTGGTCGCGATCCTCGCGCGCTCTATGGCGACGATCCGTTCACGCCGGGCGCGGGGTTCTCGCTCGGCGTCGGATGGGACGCGTCGATGCGCGCGCTCGACGCGCACGGCACGCCGCGGTCACGCGACCTCTTCGTGTGCGGCGCGCTGCTCGATGGCACGCATCCCTCCGACGGTACCGGCATGGGCGTCGCGGCCGCGACCGGCTGGATCGCGGGCACCCGCGCCGCGACGTCGTGA